Proteins co-encoded in one Xiphophorus couchianus chromosome 3, X_couchianus-1.0, whole genome shotgun sequence genomic window:
- the nt5c3a gene encoding cytosolic 5'-nucleotidase 3 isoform X2 produces the protein MPQFEKPTVHMRDPERVEQIICGLIKGGASKLQVITDFDMTISKFAVNGKRCPTLHNVIDNCKLVTEECRQKLLQLKHKYYPIEIDPHLSMEEKYPFMVEWYFKSHSLLVEQRLEKHKLPEVVRESDLVLRDGYEQFFDRLHQHNVPVFIFSAGLGDVLEEVISQARVYHPNMKVVSNFMDFDDKGVLKGFKGELIHVYNKHEGALRNTDYFKQLRDYSNIILLGDSLGDLTMADGAPNVENMLKVGFLNDKVEEHLDKYMDSYDIVLVKDETLEVPNAILQKVL, from the exons ATGCCTCAGTTTGAGAAACCCACGGTGCACATGAGAGACCCTGAGAGGGTGGAGCAGATCATCTGTGGCCTCATTAAAGGAGGAGCTTCCAAACTCCAG gtCATCACAGACTTTGACATGACAATAAGCAAATTTGCTGTCAATGGAAAACGCTGTCCGACTTTGCACA atgttATTGATAACTGCAAACTAGTGACAGAGGAGTGCAggcagaagctgctgcagctgaagcatAAATATTATCCCATTGAGATTGACCCTCACCTGAGTATGGAAGAGAAATACCCTTTTATGGTGGAATG GTATTTTAAGTCCCACTCGCTGCTTGTTGAGCAGCGGTTAGAGAAGCACAAACTGCCGGAGGTAGTGAGGGAGTCTGACCTAGTCCTCAG AGACGGATATGAGCAGTTCTTTGATCGGCTGCATCAGCACAACGTGCCTGTGTTCATTTTCTCTGCGGGTCTGGGGGATGTGCTGGAGGAAGTCATCAGCCAGGCTCGCGTTTACCACCCCAATATGAAGGTCGTCTCTAACTTCATGGACTTTGATGACAAA GGGGTGCTAAAGGGATTCAAAGGTGAGCTGATCCATGTGTACAACAAACACGAAGGTGCACTGCGGAACACTGACTACTTCAAACAGCTGAGGGATTACAGTAACATCATCCTGCTGGGAGACTCGCTGGGAGACCTCACCATGGCCGACGGTGCTCCCAATGTGGAGAACATGCTCAAGGTCGGCTTCCTCAATGACAAG GTAGAAGAGCACCTTGACAAATACATGGACTCTTATGACATTGTCCTTGTGAAGGACGAGACACTGGAAGTGCCCAATGCTATTCTCCAGAAGGTTCTATAA